From Schistocerca cancellata isolate TAMUIC-IGC-003103 chromosome 6, iqSchCanc2.1, whole genome shotgun sequence, a single genomic window includes:
- the LOC126191020 gene encoding ejaculatory bulb-specific protein 3-like yields MSRSTFVVLATVLALAAAENRLLSQLDNINVDEVLADPARVDAAVNCFLSDADQDCNVRSKVVKSLIAETVKTNCGECSEGQKAGVAKFLGFISKNKPEEMKQLLAKYDPNGEALAKYGDSWRQKGISV; encoded by the exons ATGTCCCGTTCCACTTTTGTTGTCCTCGCCACCGTGCTGGCGCTGGCCGCCGCGGAGAACCGCCTGCTCTCGCAGCTGGACAACATCAACgtggacgaggtgctggcagaCCCGGCCAGGGTGGACGCCGCAGTCAACTGCTTCCTCAGCGACGCCGACCAGGACTGCAACGTCCGCTCCAAAGTCGTTAAAA GCCTGATTGCCGAGACGGTGAAAACCAACTGCGGCGAGTGTTCAGAAGGGCAGAAGGCTGGTGTCGCCAAATTTCTGGGGTTCATCTCGAAGAATAAGCCAGAAGAGATGAAGCAGCTGCTCGCCAAATACGACCCCAACGGTGAGGCTCTCGCCAAGTACGGCGACAGCTGGAGGCAGAAGGGCATCAGCGTGTGA